The following proteins come from a genomic window of Buchnera aphidicola (Protaphis terricola):
- the rluD gene encoding 23S rRNA pseudouridine(1911/1915/1917) synthase RluD, with translation MKIKELNVLAPYTNTKGKRLDQIISNIFIQYSRSCLKNWILMDHVYVNGKIENKPNKKLLGGEKITIYPIDQKKTFDSPENIFLNIIYEDNHLLVINKSSGLIVHPGAGNNNGTVLNALLYRYKNSKYLPRCGIVHRLDKNTSGLMIIAKTIFSYYFLVKLLKNKKIIRKYQAIVKGNMISGGTINYPIMRHPCKRIRMVVNPLGKPAITHYKIIHRFKFYTHILLQLETGRTHQIRVHMEYIKYPLLGDPVYGGINYSNRYFKKKCFYEKIIFSRQALHAHYLEFLHPITNKLMSWEIDLPLDMKSLILNLNTKL, from the coding sequence TTGAAAATAAAAGAATTAAATGTATTAGCGCCTTATACTAATACTAAAGGAAAAAGATTAGATCAAATAATTTCTAATATCTTTATACAATATTCTCGATCTTGTTTAAAAAATTGGATTCTTATGGATCATGTATATGTTAATGGAAAAATAGAAAACAAACCTAATAAAAAATTACTAGGCGGTGAAAAAATTACTATTTATCCAATTGATCAAAAAAAAACATTTGATTCGCCAGAAAATATTTTTTTAAATATTATTTATGAAGATAATCATTTACTAGTTATAAATAAATCTTCTGGTTTAATAGTTCATCCCGGAGCAGGAAATAATAATGGAACAGTTTTAAATGCATTATTATATCGTTATAAAAATAGTAAATATTTACCACGTTGTGGTATTGTTCATCGATTGGATAAAAATACAAGTGGATTGATGATTATTGCAAAAACAATTTTTTCGTATTATTTTTTAGTTAAATTATTAAAAAATAAAAAAATTATTCGTAAATATCAAGCTATTGTTAAGGGTAATATGATTTCTGGTGGTACTATTAATTATCCTATAATGCGACATCCTTGTAAAAGAATCCGTATGGTAGTTAATCCGTTAGGAAAACCTGCTATTACGCATTATAAAATTATTCATCGTTTTAAATTTTATACACATATTTTATTACAATTAGAAACAGGTCGTACACATCAAATTCGTGTTCATATGGAATATATTAAATATCCGTTATTAGGGGATCCTGTATATGGAGGAATTAATTATTCTAATAGATATTTTAAAAAAAAATGTTTTTATGAAAAAATAATTTTTTCTCGTCAGGCATTACATGCACATTATCTTGAATTTTTACATCCAATTACTAATAAATTAATGAGTTGGGAAATTGATTTACCTCTAGATATGAAGAGTCTTATTTTAAATTTAAATACAAAATTATAA
- a CDS encoding outer membrane protein assembly factor BamD, whose product MCKKNILIIFILLSIHLSGYAENIQQNKKIKEKIFYKYCRNELKEKKFYQAIQHLESMKKNNINTSYSDKIQINLIYAYYKIENFNMAQKNINQFIQLYPKHLNIDYVLYIKSLIDIALDKNIFFKTFLIQNYKSDPIYAKRAFFQLKDFLFRYPKSIYIVNIKKDLFNLKQRLGQYNLQILKYYFKNKKYIAVINRGEEIIKNFPETISSIKALKYMKLAFIKLKIFDTAQKIDKIIQINNI is encoded by the coding sequence ATGTGTAAAAAAAACATCCTAATTATTTTTATATTATTATCAATACATCTCTCAGGATATGCAGAAAATATACAACAAAATAAAAAGATTAAAGAAAAAATATTTTATAAATATTGTAGAAATGAATTGAAAGAAAAAAAATTTTATCAGGCAATACAACATTTAGAAAGTATGAAAAAAAATAATATTAATACTTCTTACTCTGATAAAATTCAAATTAATTTAATTTATGCTTATTATAAAATTGAAAATTTTAATATGGCTCAAAAAAATATAAATCAATTTATTCAACTATATCCAAAACATTTAAACATAGATTATGTTTTATATATTAAAAGTTTAATAGACATAGCATTAGATAAAAATATTTTTTTTAAAACTTTTTTAATACAAAACTATAAAAGTGATCCTATATATGCAAAAAGAGCTTTTTTTCAATTAAAAGATTTCTTATTTCGTTATCCTAAAAGTATTTATATTGTAAATATAAAAAAAGATTTATTCAATTTAAAACAACGTTTAGGGCAATATAATCTTCAAATATTGAAATATTATTTTAAAAACAAAAAATATATAGCAGTAATTAATCGAGGTGAAGAAATAATAAAAAATTTTCCAGAAACTATATCATCAATAAAAGCATTAAAATACATGAAACTAGCTTTTATTAAATTAAAAATATTCGATACTGCTCAAAAAATAGATAAAATTATTCAAATTAATAATATTTAA
- the alaS gene encoding alanine--tRNA ligase, with translation MKNTTNEIQHKFLKFFKKKGHTIIPSSPLVSTYDSTLLFTNAGMNQFKSYFLNPKKKKYSRIATIQNCLRTGGKHNDLENVGYTERHHTFFQMLGNFSFNDYFKKEAIIYAWELLTCKKWFNIDKNKLWISVYKNDEETYKIWIDIIKVPSTHIIKIGDKKNCKYKSENFWQMGDTGPCGPCTEIFYNYTSGNSNNFSEFLKNKNQNFIEIWNIVFIEYNRINSEKIIPLKYKSIDTGMGLERIASVLQNVNSNYKIDIFQELIQIIYNFSDIKQINKTSLKIISDHIRAFVFLIYENIIPSNEHRGYILRRIIRRTLRHAYKIGIKKKSFYKIIPNFIQNMSKYFKFLKDQELKIKEIVKIEEMQFSETLEKGIKILNIELNKTSNQKISGKTLFYIHDTFGFPIDLASDICREKKIEIDFDSYYLEKEKQKKQSNKKNKFYENYNQIININDNCIFKGYKKHLIKSLIKHIYVNKKSVSCISEGENGIIFLDKTSFYPESGGQIGDIGELYYKNSRFLVENTKKYGDTIGHIGQLVTGKFKINNFLYTKINTIYRNQIEINHSATHLLHSALRKVLGDIVTQKGSLVSNTHIRFDFSYPKNISLSNLQKIENTINTEICKNNLITTKYSTLEEAKKQKAIALFEKKYNSIVRIVNIKNFSIELCGGTHTSRTGNIGLFKIINYLSISSGIKRIEATTGINAIKFLHTRENDIQNISTSLKTKSNNIKEKIEKLLIKVKNLEKKVHVFQTKENIYQIKKITKNIKNIHGVQLLIHIFQDYDKKSIKSIIKQLKKDLKNAIIIFINKNNTDFYITIGVTKNLIHYINALEIINIFIKYTHGKGGGKKEIAEGIILNKNNLSKVLKIINIWINLKIKKIKEKSV, from the coding sequence ATGAAAAACACAACTAATGAAATACAACATAAATTTTTAAAATTTTTTAAAAAAAAAGGACATACTATTATTCCTAGTAGTCCTTTAGTTTCAACATATGATTCAACATTATTATTTACTAATGCAGGCATGAATCAATTTAAAAGTTACTTTTTAAATCCCAAAAAAAAAAAATACTCTCGTATTGCTACTATACAAAATTGTTTAAGAACAGGAGGAAAACATAATGATTTAGAAAATGTTGGATACACTGAAAGACATCATACATTTTTTCAGATGTTAGGAAATTTTAGTTTTAATGATTATTTTAAAAAAGAAGCAATTATATATGCATGGGAATTATTAACATGTAAAAAATGGTTTAATATTGATAAAAATAAACTATGGATTTCAGTATATAAAAATGATGAAGAAACATATAAAATATGGATTGATATTATCAAAGTACCATCTACACATATTATAAAGATAGGAGATAAAAAAAATTGTAAATACAAATCTGAAAATTTTTGGCAAATGGGTGATACAGGTCCTTGTGGACCATGTACTGAAATATTCTATAATTATACTTCAGGAAACTCTAATAATTTTTCAGAATTTTTAAAAAACAAAAATCAAAATTTTATTGAAATTTGGAATATTGTATTTATAGAATACAATCGAATTAATTCAGAAAAAATCATTCCACTAAAATATAAATCAATAGATACAGGAATGGGGTTAGAAAGAATTGCTTCAGTTCTTCAAAATGTAAATTCAAATTATAAAATTGATATATTCCAAGAATTAATTCAAATAATATATAATTTTAGCGATATTAAACAAATAAATAAAACTTCTTTAAAAATAATTTCTGATCATATTAGAGCTTTTGTTTTTCTTATTTATGAAAATATAATTCCATCAAATGAACATCGAGGATATATTTTAAGAAGAATTATCAGAAGAACATTAAGACATGCATATAAAATTGGAATTAAAAAAAAATCCTTTTATAAAATTATACCTAATTTTATTCAAAATATGAGTAAATACTTTAAATTTTTGAAAGATCAAGAATTAAAAATCAAAGAAATAGTTAAAATAGAAGAAATGCAATTTTCAGAAACTCTTGAAAAAGGAATAAAAATATTAAATATAGAACTTAATAAAACTTCTAATCAAAAAATCTCTGGAAAAACTTTGTTTTATATACATGATACTTTCGGTTTTCCTATTGATTTAGCATCTGATATTTGTCGTGAAAAAAAAATTGAAATAGATTTTGATAGCTATTATTTAGAAAAAGAAAAACAAAAAAAACAATCAAATAAAAAAAATAAATTTTATGAAAATTATAATCAGATAATCAACATTAATGATAATTGTATTTTTAAAGGATATAAAAAACATTTAATTAAATCATTAATAAAACATATTTATGTAAATAAAAAATCAGTTTCATGTATTTCAGAAGGAGAAAATGGAATTATTTTTCTTGATAAAACATCTTTTTATCCAGAATCTGGGGGACAAATAGGAGATATAGGAGAATTATATTATAAAAATTCACGATTTTTAGTTGAAAATACAAAAAAATATGGAGATACAATAGGGCATATTGGTCAATTAGTTACAGGAAAATTTAAAATTAATAATTTTTTATATACTAAAATTAATACAATTTATAGAAATCAGATTGAAATAAATCATTCTGCTACTCATTTACTTCATTCTGCATTAAGAAAAGTATTAGGTGATATAGTTACTCAAAAAGGTTCTTTAGTAAGTAATACACATATAAGATTTGATTTTTCATATCCTAAAAATATTAGCTTATCTAATTTACAAAAAATTGAAAATACTATAAATACAGAAATATGTAAAAATAATTTAATTACAACTAAATATTCTACTTTAGAAGAAGCAAAAAAGCAAAAAGCAATTGCATTATTTGAAAAAAAATACAATTCTATTGTACGAATAGTTAACATAAAAAACTTTTCTATAGAATTATGTGGTGGAACACATACTTCTAGAACTGGAAATATAGGACTATTCAAAATAATAAATTATTTAAGTATATCATCTGGAATTAAAAGAATAGAAGCAACAACAGGAATCAACGCAATAAAATTTTTACATACTAGAGAAAATGATATTCAAAATATATCTACTTCTTTAAAAACTAAAAGTAATAATATTAAAGAAAAAATAGAAAAACTTTTAATTAAAGTTAAAAATTTAGAAAAAAAAGTTCATGTATTTCAAACAAAAGAAAATATATATCAAATTAAAAAAATAACTAAAAATATTAAAAATATACATGGAGTTCAACTTCTAATTCATATATTTCAAGATTATGATAAAAAATCAATAAAATCAATAATAAAACAATTAAAAAAAGATTTAAAAAATGCAATAATTATCTTTATAAACAAGAATAATACTGATTTTTATATAACTATAGGAGTTACAAAAAATCTAATTCATTATATCAATGCATTAGAAATTATTAATATTTTTATAAAATACACTCATGGAAAAGGAGGGGGGAAAAAAGAAATTGCTGAAGGTATTATTTTAAATAAAAATAATTTATCTAAAGTTTTAAAAATTATTAATATATGGATTAATTTAAAAATAAAAAAAATAAAAGAAAAATCTGTTTAA